In Gossypium raimondii isolate GPD5lz chromosome 12, ASM2569854v1, whole genome shotgun sequence, a single window of DNA contains:
- the LOC105764896 gene encoding putative glycerol-3-phosphate transporter 1, translated as MASLSELPALRNYSKPFGIRFLEYIKKGKLSYKTHQAIVLIVTFLAYTCYHATRKTTSIVKSALDPQSPDVGLRFPWRMTYLSSPAEKKRFSWVLGDGWAPFNGSDGSALLGELDVAFLSVYALGMYFSGHLGDRMNLRVFLTVGMVGTGLFTSLFGVGYWAKIHSFYYFLIVQMIAGLFQSTGWPSVVAVVGNWFGKKKRGLIMGIWNAHTSVGNIAGSLIASALLSYGWGWSFVVPGLLIAFVGLLVFLFLPVSPESVGADKEEDEVGSPRKIGEGVTEPLLGSDAEIKETAVGFIEAWKIPGVAPFAFCLFFAKLVAYTFLYWLPYYISHTAIEGKYLSSETAGNLSTFFDIGGVLGGILAGHISDRLDARAITAATFMYCAIPALYFYRTYGHISLVMNIALMFICGMFVNGPYALITTAVSADLGTHSSLRGNSKALATVTAIIDGTGSVGAAIGPLLTGYISAKSWSAVFMMLMGAALVAGLLLTRLLVAEVVARISESRSQAGGSQPTSQDEELGV; from the exons ATGGCTTCGCTAAGTGAATTGCCAGCTTTGAGAAATTATAGCAAGCCTTTTGGAATTCGTTTCCTAGAATACATTAAGAAAGGAAAGCTTTCCTATAAAACTCATCAAGCAATTGTGTTGATCGTAACATTTTTGGCTTACACTTGCTACCATGCGACAAGGAAAACAACAAGCATTGTGAAGAGTGCTCTCGATCCTCAATCACCTGATGTAGGCTTGAGGTTCCCATGGAGGATGACATACCTCAGTTCACCTgctgaaaaaaaaagattttcttGGGTTTTAGGAGACGGTTGGGCACCATTTAATGGATCCGATGGTTCGGCCTTGCTCGGTGAACTAGACGTGGCTTTCCTCTCGGTATATGCTTTAGGAATGTACTTTTCCGGTCACTTAGGTGACAGGATGAATTTAAGGGTCTTTTTGACAGTAGGAATGGTTGGAACTGGCTTGTTTACTTCACTATTTGGTGTTGGGTACTGGGCTAAAATCCACAGTTTTTACTATTTCCTTATAGTACAAATGATTGCTGGTTTATTTCAATCAACGGGATGGCCCTCAGTTGTTGCAGTGGTGGGTAACTGGTttgggaagaaaaagagaggtTTGATTATGGGCATATGGAATGCTCACACATCTGTTGGGAACATTGCTGGTTCATTGATTGCTTCAGCACTGTTGAGTTATGGATGGGGTTGGTCCTTTGTTGTGCCTGGTCTGCTCATTGCTTTCGTGGGCTTGTTGGTTTTCCTTTTTCTGCCTGTCAGCCCCGAATCGGTCGGAGCTgataaagaagaagatgaagtggGTTCTCCTAGGAAGATCGGAGAGGGAGTAACAGAGCCTCTATTAGGCTCAGATGCTGAGATCAAGGAAACAGCCGTGGGGTTCATTGAAGCTTGGAAAATCCCTGGGGTTGCTCCTTTTGCTTTTTGCCTCTTCTTTGCCAAATTGGTCGCTTACACATTTCTCTATTGGCTCCCATACTACATTAGCCATACAG CGATCGAGGGAAAATATTTATCGAGTGAGACAGCAGGAAACTTGTCAACATTCTTTGATATTGGAGGGGTTCTCGGAGGAATCTTAGCCGGACACATTTCGGATCGCCTAGATGCCAGAGCCATAACAGCAGCAACTTTCATGTACTGCGCGATCCCTGCTCTCTATTTCTATCGTACTTACGGGCACATTTCCTTGGTAATGAACATAGCCCTCATGTTCATTTGCGGCATGTTTGTAAATGGTCCCTATGCTCTCATAACAACCGCTGTGTCGGCCGACCTGGGAACGCACAGTTCGTTAAGGGGGAACTCAAAGGCATTGGCAACCGTGACAGCAATCATAGATGGAACAGGTTCAGTTGGTGCTGCAATTGGACCACTTCTAACTGGCTACATTTCTGCCAAGAGCTGGAGTGCGGTTTTCATGATGCTCATGGGAGCAGCTCTAGTTGCAGGGCTGTTGTTGACAAGGTTATTGGTGGCTGAGGTGGTTGCAAGGATTTCTGAATCAAGGTCCCAAGCAGGAGGATCCCAACCAACATCTCAAGATGAAGAACTGGGTGTATGA